The sequence GTTGCGGGCAAGCTTTCTTTTCACAACGATGATCTCCATGTTCGCGAAGTTAAAGGCTACGAGGCCACACCCAAGAAGTGGATTAAGGACGGCGAATGTTTCTATCTTCAGGCAAGGGATGATAGTATGTCTTCCGCCGGCATTGCCGAGGGCGATCTACTGCTGATTCACAAACAAGACAAGGTGGCAGACGGCGAAATTGCCGTCGTGCTGATTAACGGTGAGCCGGCGCTTCGACGGGTGTACTGCCAGGGTGATCATTTTATTTTATTAACCGATAACGTTAAGCTCTCCCCCATAATACGCGAAGCTCGGGCAAGTTACGGCTCCGAGAATAGAGTTGTCGGACGAGTGTTGAAATCCATTTCAACCCATTAAATTTCCAAGGAGGCGGCCAACCATGAGTGAAGCCATGTTCGAAAGGATCTTAAACGAACTGAAGGAGATTAAAGCAGAACAGCAAGAAATGAAAGCACAGCAACAGGAAATGCGGGCGGAGCAGCAAGAAATGAAAGTACAACAACAGGAAATGCGAGCTCAACAACAGGAAATGCGTGCGGAGCAATTGGATATGAGAGCTGAGCAACGGGAGTTCAAGCAAGCTCTTTTCGAGACACTTGAAACAGTAAAGCGCATTGAGACGGCGCAGCAAGTATTCGAGCAGAAGACGAACAAGCGCATCAATACACTGGAATCCGGTATGGATCTCCTTAATCGCCGCCAGTTCAAGCTGGAGGTTGAAATGGAGCTGCTAAAGAGCCGCTGATGCATCATCCGCTTATTTTGCAGAATACTTAAGGGAGTGTTCTTTAATCTCTATATGGCGAGTAGAAACACTCCCTTCTTCATGTTCATTTCGAGTTGGCTTATGAATAGTCCCGAAATCGCAGCTCTAGCTGTTTTTTCAAATCCCCGAAAATCAGCAGTTCCCGTTGAAATTTGTCCCTTTCTTCTTCTGGACTCATGACCGGGCTGCCTGTAAATGCGCTTGAAGTCACATCGACAAAGGCGTCATGCATGTTATTGTCAAACCAATCGCTGGCTGTATCCGCATCATTGGTCAAAATACGGACAATTTCATACCCCTCTTCCCGGTTATCTTCCACAATATAGACCAATAGCGCGGAGTCACCTACGGCTCCCGGCAGTACCCCCACTTCGGCACAGGGCGCCCCGTCATATTTAAGCATTCTGCGTATTTTCGCATCCTTTATATAGTACATCGGTCATCCTTCCCTCCAAACCAAATTTCCCCCTCTCTAGTGTTCGGATAAGGACATACATTTTATGCCTTCCTTCGGCATATATCTGTACTAATTGGCAAAAAGATAGGGACACAGTAATTAACGATCCACACAAGAGAGGATGAACCGTCATGTGCGGAATAACCGGATTTATCCAGTGGCGCGGAGATTTGACGCAAGATTCCAGGCTGCTGGTCAAAATGACAGAAACCTTAGCGAATCGCGGTCCGGATGCGGCGGGGACTTGGATCTCGGGCCCCATCGCTTTCGGACACCGCAGACTCAGCGTAATCGATCCCGAGAACGGTGCACAACCGATGATTGCCCGCCATGAAGACCAGGTCTATGCAATCGTTTATAATGGAGAATTATATAATGCACCCGAATTAAAAAATGAACTGAAGCAGCGGGGACATGAGTTCCGTACCCAATGCGACACCGAGGTGCTGCTGCATGCTTATATTGAGTGGGGACCGGACTGTGCGGAAAAGCTGAACGGTATCTTCGCTTTTGCCGTCTGGGACGGTCTGCGCGAGCAGGTATTCTTCGCACGCGACCGGCTGGGCGTGAAACCGCTCTTCTTCAGCAAAGCGGATGATACGCTCATCTTCGGTTCGGAGCCGAAGGCGCTGCTGCAGCATCCCAAGGTCCGGCCGGTCGTGGGACCGGAAGGACTTGCGGAGATTTTTATAGTCGGTCCGGCCCGGACGCCGGGACACGGCGTATACAAGGATATGTCAGAGCTTCGCCCCGGCCATGCCATGATATACAGCCGCGAAGGGCTGCGGAGCTATGCCTACTGGACGCTGGAAAGTTCCCCCCATATGGACAGTCCGGAGGAGACAGCCGCCAAGGTACGGGATCTGCTGCAGGATACGCTAGAGCGTCAGCTTGTATCTGACGTCCCCGTCTGCTCCCTGCTGTCTGGGGGCCTTGATTCGAGCGCATTATCTGCGCTTGCCGTGGATTATTATAAACGGACCGGTCAGGGACAGATGGATACCTATTCGGTCGACTATGTAGACAATGACAAATATTTCAAAAGCCACTCCTTTCAGCCTGGTGCTGACGGACCCTGGATCAAACGGATGGTCGATGAACTGGGGACCCGCCATCATTATGTGCAATTCGACACGGATGAGCTGGTGGAGGCGCTGGACAATGCGCTGTTCTCACGCGATTTGCCAGGCATGACGGATGTCGATTCATCGCTGTATTTGTTCTGCCGAGAAATCAAAAAAGGCGCCACGGTGGCGATTTCCGGTGAAGCGGCTGACGAAATATTCGGCGGATATCCCTGGTTTCATCGCGAAGAAATGCTGTCCTCGGGAACTTTCCCGTGGGCCGTTGCTCCCAAGATGCGGGCCGGTCTGCTCTCACCCGAGATCCGGGAATGGATTCGTCCGCTCGAATATTTGGGTGACCGATACAGCGACGCGGTAGCGGAGACGCCAAGGCTTGAGGGCGAAACCGGTAAGCAGGCGCAGATGCGGGTGATGTCCTACCTCAACATAACCCGGTTTATGCCGACTCTGTTGGACCGTAAGGACCGGATGAGCATGGGTGTCGGTCTTGAAGTACGCGTTCCTTATTGCGACCATCGGCTTGTTCAATACGTGTGGAATATTCCCTGGGAAATTAAAACCGCTGGCGGCCGGGAAAAAGGAATTCTGCGCAAGGCACTTGAAGGAGTTTTGCCAGACGATGTGCTATACCGCAAAAAAAGCCCTTATCCCAAGACGCATAATCCCGGCTATCTGAATGCCGTTCGGCAGCAGGCGCTCAGCATTCTTGACGATCCTTCTTCTCCTATTCTGCCTTTGATCGATTCCGCCAAAATTCGCGAAATTGCAGCATCACCGGAGTCCTCCAGCAACCTGCCCTGGTTCGGGCAGCTAATGTCCGGCCCGCAGCTATTCGCTTATCTGTCCCAGGTCAATCTCTGGCTACGCACCTATAATATTGCCATTGAGTAACATGCGATTAGCCGCCATCTAAACAGTAGAGGCGCACTAAACACCCGAGTCACAACGGATCAGCCCGCAGGCAGCTATCTATTCTCATAGCGGTCTGCGGGCTTTATGTTCTTTATAAAGCGTGATATTGCCGTATTCCTGCGCAATGTCTTCCTCCATTATAGGGATAGATCGCTCTATTATGAAGGAGTTGGTAATCATGAATTCCCGGCCTCTCCTCCAGCCAAAGGCGGAGCAATAACAAACTAATGCTGTTTCTGTCCGTCGCCTTTGGCTTTACCTGGATTTGCTGGCTCCCGCTGCTTGCGAACAGGCAACTCGCGGCGAATCTCCCCGTCCTGCCCGGACAATTCTATCTCGGTTCCTTCGGACCGCTTGTTGGCGCCGCAGTCGTAGAGCTTTCGCCTGGCGGCAAAGGATTCTCCGCATGGATGAAGACGCTGTTTTCATTTTCATTCCCGCGAAGGTGGCTGCTGATTTCATCCGGCCTTCCGCTCGCTTACGGGTGTATTGCCATCCTGGCTCATCGCCTCGTTACCGGCAGTTTTCCGGATATGCACAGGTTTGGACTTACCTCCGACCCTCCCGCCGGTTTCAACATTTGGGAAACCTCGCTTGTCTGGATGCTAACCTTTGGCATCGGAGAGGAAAGCGGCTGGCGCGGCTTTCTTCTGCCTGAACTGTACCGCAGCCGTTCTTTATTCGCTTCGGCCCTGATCGTGGCGGCCATCTGGATGTTATGGCATCTACCGGCATTCTGGTTTAACGATAATTATCTCGGCATGGGGTTTGGTGTCATTGGCTGGGGAATCAGCCTGGCTTACGGCTCTGTCGTACTCGCCTGGATCTGCGCGGAAAGTCGGTGGAGCATCATCCCGGTCATAATCTGGCATGTTATTTTTGATACCCTTACAGCCAGTGATCAGGCAAGGCAAGTCATGGCGATGGCATGCAGCATGCTGGTCATTCTTCACGGTATTGTTCTGATGAGAAAGCTGGGCCGACGCAGCGCCCATCCATGAACAGAATTATCCTCCTAACAAACAAAGGATGCCTTCGGCCGCTGCGGAAAGTGGCTGTGAGGCATCCTTTTCATCGAATCAATTTGGACAGGCCGAAAGCGGCCTTCTAGAAATTGAAATTGTCCGGGTCCGGACCATAGCGATGATTCTTGTTCAGCCCTTCGATGGCCAGAACATCTTCATCGCTGAGCGTAAAGTCAAAAATGCCGGCATTCTCCCGGATACGATCGGCATGAACCGACTTCGGAATCGTAATGACACCTTGTTGGATATCCCAGCGGAGAACGATCTGGGCAGGCGTTTTTCCGTATTTTTGCGCGAGGTCCTGCAGCAGCGGAATGTCTAGATTACCCTGCAGCAGCGGGCTCCAGGCTTCGAGTTGAATATTCTGCTCGCGGCAGTACTTCAGCAGTTCGCGCTGAGTCAGCAGCGGATGGAATTCCACCTGGTTCACCACAGGCACGACACCGGTGTCGTCTATGATGCTGCTCAGATGATGAATCTGAAAATTGCTGACGCCGATCGATTTGACATAGCCCTCTTTTTGCAAATGAATGAGCGCTTTCCATGTCTCGCGGAACTTATCCTTAACCGGCCAGTGGATCAGATACAAGTCGATAACATCCAGGCCGAGTTTCTTGCGACTCGACTCGCAGGCCTTCAAGGTCTGCTCATAGCCTTGTTCACTATTGAATACTTTGGTGGTAATAAACAGTTCCTCACGCGGCAATCCGGATTCCCGAATGGCTTGACCAACGCCTTCTTCATTCTTATAAGCCGAGGCGGTATCAATACTACGGTAACCGAGTTCGATCGCAGATTTGACCGCATGGATTACTTCATCGCCATCCTTGGTCTGCCATACTCCAAGTCCCAGCCACGGCATCGTTACGCCGTCACTTAAAGTAGGTCCGCTGGTAAAAGGTCCTTTCAACTGACTCATCGCTACTCCCTCCAGATTCAATTATGGATTGGATGCTAAAACTACTTAACCGACTATGCTGCTCTTCTAAGTATGATTTCCAAAATTAAGTATAACAGATTCACTCCCGGCAATACAAAATACAGCTAACCGCAATTTATGCGAACATCAAAAATCAAGCGCTTTCAACGAATTGAAAAAACGGAGCCTTCGCTCCGTTATTACAGCAAATGTTTCGCCGGCTCGGCTGTTTCCAGCCGAATCCGCCGCTACCCCTCCGACTTGTCGATCAGCCGGAAATCATCATAGTGAAAGCCCGGGGCTACGACACAGGATACGAGCACCGGCTCATCGCCAAGCGGTCTCGCGGCCTGCCATGCACCGGCGGGTACGAGCGCCTGTGGCTGCTGGCCCGCGGCGATATCAAGGCCCAATACGATTTCCTGCACATCACCGGGACGTTCTCCGTTTCCTCCAAGGCTTAACACAAGGGGGCTGCCGGCATGCCAGAGCCAATGCTCATCCGACAGGACGGTATGCCACTCGGAAATCTCGCCCGGATGCAGCAGAAAATAAATCGTTGATGCCGCAGGACGGGGACCGGAGTAGTCTTCGCCCAGGAGTTCCCGGGGAATTTGAACGGATGATTTCCAGATTTCCTTAAACCAGCCGCCCTCGACATGATGCTCAAGGCCGAGCAGTTCAACAAAAGGCGAAAGTTCTTTTTGTGCCACGATCTTCTCTCCTTACGATATGTTCCCGCTGGTTCCGCTCTCCCGGAATCCCGAAGTATAGAATGGGACCACAAAGAGGGACACAGCACGGATCGGATGTTGGTGCCCGTGTCCCCTACTTTAGCCGAAAACGGCGTAATTGTAAAATAAAATTCCGCAGTTTATTTGTCTTTACCAGCCTTGAATACGTCGGCCATTGCTCCCAAGCTTCCGAGCGTTCTGACGACGTCAGTCGGCAGGAATACCTTGTTTGCCGGTCCTTTGGAGATCTCTCCCAAAGCTTCGAACGACTGATACGCAAGGACCTGCTCATCCAGCCCCGCGCTTTTGAGGAGCTCAATCCGCTGCTTCTCCGCCTCCGCTACCGACTGAATCGCCTTGGCCTGGCCGAGCGCCTCCAACTCCTGCGCTTGACGCAGACCTTCCGCCTGATGAATCCTTGCTTCCCTGTCTCCCTCCGCTTTCAGGATTTTACTCTGCTTATCGCCCTCCGCGCGCAAAATCATATCCTGTCTGGCGGCTTCCGCCTCCAGCACAATCGCCCGCTTATTCCGCTCCGCCTTCATCTGCTTATCCATCGCTTCCTGAATGTCCACCGGCGGCTTGATATCGATCACTTCGACCCGCTCAATCCGCACGCCCCATTTCTCCGTCGCTTCATCGAGAGCGAGGCGGATTTCGGTCGAGATTTTCTCCCGGCCAGACAGTGTCTCATCTAGCTCCAGCTTGCCGATAATCTGCCGCATCGTGGCTGTGCTGATGTTCCGCACCCCATATACATAATCGGAAATGCCATAGGTTGCTTCTTCCGGGCCCACCACCTGATAGAAAATAATTGTATCGATCTGCACCTGTACATTATCCTTCGTGATCACCGTCTGCGGAGGCACATTGGTCTGCTGAATCCGCAGATCATGATAGGTCCGTACGTGGTCGATAATCGGAATTAGAATATTGAGACCCGGCGTCAACAGCCGGTGAAATTTACCGAGCCGTTCGACGATGCCTACCCGCTGCTGCGGAACGATTTTAACCGTAAGTGCGATAAATGCGATCACCACAACCAAGATAACTCCAATAACCGCCAATTCCATTCTCTTATCCCTCCCAGCGTTCTACTTCAATGATGGCGTTTCCTCTGCTGATGACTCTAACCTTCTCATCCACATTCAATGGCTGCACCGATGCGGCACTCCATATATCGCCTCCGACTTTGACCTGCCCGTATCTGCCCGGCTCAATCGACTGGACGACAATTCCCTCCCTGCCGACAATATCGGTGCCGATGTCCTTGAAGCCCTGCGAAGCGCGGAACCTTGACACCAACGGTTTCGAGAATAGGGTCAACCCGAGCGCAACCAAAGAACCGGTTAGGACTTGAACCAGTACCGCGTCCGGTGCGGCAAGCGATACTAGACCTGCGGCAACAGCGCCAATGCACAACCACAGCAGATAAAAAGTGAGCGTCAGCATTTCGGCGACCAGCAATATGCCGGCGGCGATAAACCAGATGATCCAGACCATCAAACGTCACCTTCTTTTTCGCTTTATACTAACAATAACGAAAAGAATTCTTCTGCGTTGCATCTTTTTACATAGCTATTAACAACCGCTATATCCATTGTATTTCTACCGGGGTTGCGTTATGATGACAGCCTGATTCTTCATCATTTAATCGGCTTGACCGATATGCTGATAGATTAATCGTGATAAAAAATAACCCCAGACCTGAATGGATTGACTCATGTCCATTCAGATCTGGGGCCATAATTAAGATTTATTTCCCGGTACGGCTGTCTCCCTGCGCGGCCAATTTCTCCGTCAGGAGCCGCAGCGCCACTCCTCTATGACTGATCGACTGCTTCTGTTCCAGCGTAAGCTCGGCCATCGTCTTCTCAAATTGCGGAAGATAGAACAAAGGGTCGTAACCGAAGCCTCCACCGCCCGCAGGTTCGGAGGTAATCCAGCCTTCCACTGCGCCTTCGGCTGTAACCTCCGCAGCCGTGGACGGGTCGTACAGCGACAGCGCACAGACGAACCTTGCCGTGCTGAGGAGCGGTTGTCCTGTATCCTCGCCCTGCTTTAATCTCTCCAGTTCGCTGAGCAGCTTCAGATTGTTGTCCTCATCGGGTGCGCCTTCGCCCGCATAACGGGCGGAATAAACGCCGGGACGGCCACCAAGCGCATCCACGCAGAGCCCTGAATCGTCGGCAAGTACAGGCAGCCCAAGCGCTTCAGCGATCTGCTTCGATTTTTTCAGCGCATTCTCCGCAAAGGTTGTTCCATCCTCCACCACGTCCGGCAGCTCCGGATAATCGAACATGCTCTTTACCATCAAGCCAAGCGGCGCAAAAGCATGCTGAAATTCGCGAACCTTGCCGGCATTTTTGGTTGCGACAATAAGAATACCGATTCTTGAGCTCATACTATACCTTTTGACTGGTCTGGCCGGATGGAATTTTGAGCGCGATCGGTCCAAGGGCTTCTTTTTGGGCGGCAATCAGTTCAAGAATCCCTTGTTCGGCCAGACTCAGCAGATCATCCAGTTCTTTTCGCGAGAAGGGCCGCTCTTCCCCGGTTCCCTGCAGTTCAACGAATTCGCCGCCTCCGGTCATCACCACGTTCATGTCAACATTGGCTTTGGAATCCTCATCATAATTCAGATCCAGCAGCGGGCGGTCGCCCACTATACCTACGCTGATGGCCGCCAGATAATCGGTGATAGGGAACACGGTGAGACGGTGCTGTGTTACTATTTTGTTAATAGCAAACGCCAGGGCGATAAAAGAACCCGTAATTGACGCGGTTCTCGTACCGCCGTCCGCTTGAATAACATCGCAATCCAGGGTAATATTCCGCTCCCCGAGTGCCTGCAAATTGACTACGGAACGAAGCGCCCGGCCAATGAGCCTTTGAATTTCCATCGTTCGTCCAGTCAGCTTTCCTCGTGCAGCCTCACGCTGGTTGCGCGATTGCGTCGCGCGCGGCAGCATGGAATACTCCGCCGTCACCCAGCCTTTCCCCTGTCCTTTTAGAAACGGAGGGACTTTCTCCTCAACGGTGGCTGTACAAATGACCTTGGTGTCCCCCATTTCAATGAGTACAGAGCCTTCAGCATATTTATTGATTTGGGTCGTAATCTTCAGCGGCCGTAGCCCATCGTCGTTTCGCCCATTTGATCTCATTTTGTCTGCCTCCTACATTTGTATAGCGTGAGCTTCGTTTAAGCATCCTTTATTCTACCAAAGAGCAGGCGCAAAAGCATCTTTTTCGGCCTGGCGGCTAGGCAGCGTCCATTCGGGATCGGGGCTCCTCTTCGTAAGCAGTGTTCGGGGAGCATAGGCTCCTCAGAAAAATATTAAGCATTAGTTAAGTTAGCCCTTAGAGCGGGAGTTCATTCACATATTGCGGCGCTGATACAGGCTTGCCGTAATCGACATTGTCGGTTCCGGTAACCGTCTGCTTGCCGTTCATCCGGACTTGGACCATGGCATCGTCCGAGTTCTGGGCAATCGTGAGTACTACGGACTCCAGCAGTTCGGCGGGAACCTGACTGCCGTCATCGAACATATCATCGTTCAGAGATACGGTGACTACTCCGTTCTGTCCTTTCTCGACGGAATCCAGCGACGTCTCTGGAGTCATTACCGTTTCCAGCCCATTCTCGGAATCGGGTCCCTCAATCAACGCGTTCATCGCTGCTTTCAGCGGGTCCTGTCCCGGCGTTACGTAACGGGTTACCGGAACATAATACTGAACACCGCCCGGCGAAGCTGCCGAGAAATAAACGGTAATCGCGCTGAAATTCATCGATACCGGACCTTGCGATGGCAGGTTGATTCCTATGCTGCGGGTCAGCGGACGGTCGAGAGGGGTTCCTTTAAGCGGCATTTCACTCAGCTTCTTGCCATCGACCCATAGCTGTACTCCCGTAATACCCTCCTGACCGGTCAGAGTCCAGGTAACGGCCTCCAGCAGTTTCCGTTCGTCAGCCGGAGCATAAGTGCCGAATTTGCCGCCAAACTCAGCGACGGCCAAATTATGGTCGACCGTTACATTTTTAACTTCTGTGCCCTGCGGTAGGACGCCATGGAAACCGTCCGGCAAATCAGCGGCATAGGCTCCACCGTCAACAAGCGCTTCAAGTGACTGCTTCAACGCCCCATCTTTGCCCGATGCGGGAAGAGTGAGTGCTACGGGAGCAAGCAGACCGTTATCATTCTGTAAAAAAACGGTCGTGCGGGCGGCAGTCGAATCGTTTTCGCCTTTAGGCGCTGAATTCCCGCTTCCGGCTGCGGCGTTATTTGCCGCGGCGCCTGAAGCGGCAGCACCCCCGCCTGAGCCGCTGCTGCTAACTCCATTGTCCGCGCCATCCTCCGCTACAGGTGCGAATACCCCGGTATCCAGCGTATTCCCGCTCGTCTGCAGCATTTGCTCCTCCACATCACTAGGCGGCGGGTCAATGGCAGCCGATTGGTCCGAGCCGAACAAGCCGCAGCCGGACAGCGCCAGTGGAATTGCCAGCAGGCAGGCTGCCGAAGCCAAGGCAAGTTTTTGCTTATTTTTCATTTGGATTTGCCCCTTTCAAGGTTATCGATACGGTTTGTACTGCTATGTATACGAGCCCCCGGTCCAAAAAATAACAACGGCTTATCCTAAAATAGCGAGTGCCTGCTTGGGCACTGCAACTTCCGGTCCTCTCTCAGCTAAGCTGGCGAATTCCGTATAAGTCCCCTTTTCTGGACAAATACTTCCTGTGAACGTACAATTTGACTACGGCGCAGCATGGGAGTCCATGC is a genomic window of Paenibacillus durus ATCC 35681 containing:
- a CDS encoding NfeD family protein; translation: MMVWIIWFIAAGILLVAEMLTLTFYLLWLCIGAVAAGLVSLAAPDAVLVQVLTGSLVALGLTLFSKPLVSRFRASQGFKDIGTDIVGREGIVVQSIEPGRYGQVKVGGDIWSAASVQPLNVDEKVRVISRGNAIIEVERWEG
- a CDS encoding GerMN domain-containing protein, whose product is MKNKQKLALASAACLLAIPLALSGCGLFGSDQSAAIDPPPSDVEEQMLQTSGNTLDTGVFAPVAEDGADNGVSSSGSGGGAAASGAAANNAAAGSGNSAPKGENDSTAARTTVFLQNDNGLLAPVALTLPASGKDGALKQSLEALVDGGAYAADLPDGFHGVLPQGTEVKNVTVDHNLAVAEFGGKFGTYAPADERKLLEAVTWTLTGQEGITGVQLWVDGKKLSEMPLKGTPLDRPLTRSIGINLPSQGPVSMNFSAITVYFSAASPGGVQYYVPVTRYVTPGQDPLKAAMNALIEGPDSENGLETVMTPETSLDSVEKGQNGVVTVSLNDDMFDDGSQVPAELLESVVLTIAQNSDDAMVQVRMNGKQTVTGTDNVDYGKPVSAPQYVNELPL
- a CDS encoding XTP/dITP diphosphatase; protein product: MSSRIGILIVATKNAGKVREFQHAFAPLGLMVKSMFDYPELPDVVEDGTTFAENALKKSKQIAEALGLPVLADDSGLCVDALGGRPGVYSARYAGEGAPDEDNNLKLLSELERLKQGEDTGQPLLSTARFVCALSLYDPSTAAEVTAEGAVEGWITSEPAGGGGFGYDPLFYLPQFEKTMAELTLEQKQSISHRGVALRLLTEKLAAQGDSRTGK
- the rph gene encoding ribonuclease PH, which encodes MRSNGRNDDGLRPLKITTQINKYAEGSVLIEMGDTKVICTATVEEKVPPFLKGQGKGWVTAEYSMLPRATQSRNQREAARGKLTGRTMEIQRLIGRALRSVVNLQALGERNITLDCDVIQADGGTRTASITGSFIALAFAINKIVTQHRLTVFPITDYLAAISVGIVGDRPLLDLNYDEDSKANVDMNVVMTGGGEFVELQGTGEERPFSRKELDDLLSLAEQGILELIAAQKEALGPIALKIPSGQTSQKV
- a CDS encoding CPBP family intramembrane glutamic endopeptidase, with amino-acid sequence MLFLSVAFGFTWICWLPLLANRQLAANLPVLPGQFYLGSFGPLVGAAVVELSPGGKGFSAWMKTLFSFSFPRRWLLISSGLPLAYGCIAILAHRLVTGSFPDMHRFGLTSDPPAGFNIWETSLVWMLTFGIGEESGWRGFLLPELYRSRSLFASALIVAAIWMLWHLPAFWFNDNYLGMGFGVIGWGISLAYGSVVLAWICAESRWSIIPVIIWHVIFDTLTASDQARQVMAMACSMLVILHGIVLMRKLGRRSAHP
- the asnB gene encoding asparagine synthase (glutamine-hydrolyzing), encoding MCGITGFIQWRGDLTQDSRLLVKMTETLANRGPDAAGTWISGPIAFGHRRLSVIDPENGAQPMIARHEDQVYAIVYNGELYNAPELKNELKQRGHEFRTQCDTEVLLHAYIEWGPDCAEKLNGIFAFAVWDGLREQVFFARDRLGVKPLFFSKADDTLIFGSEPKALLQHPKVRPVVGPEGLAEIFIVGPARTPGHGVYKDMSELRPGHAMIYSREGLRSYAYWTLESSPHMDSPEETAAKVRDLLQDTLERQLVSDVPVCSLLSGGLDSSALSALAVDYYKRTGQGQMDTYSVDYVDNDKYFKSHSFQPGADGPWIKRMVDELGTRHHYVQFDTDELVEALDNALFSRDLPGMTDVDSSLYLFCREIKKGATVAISGEAADEIFGGYPWFHREEMLSSGTFPWAVAPKMRAGLLSPEIREWIRPLEYLGDRYSDAVAETPRLEGETGKQAQMRVMSYLNITRFMPTLLDRKDRMSMGVGLEVRVPYCDHRLVQYVWNIPWEIKTAGGREKGILRKALEGVLPDDVLYRKKSPYPKTHNPGYLNAVRQQALSILDDPSSPILPLIDSAKIREIAASPESSSNLPWFGQLMSGPQLFAYLSQVNLWLRTYNIAIE
- a CDS encoding LexA family protein, which encodes MIKINKTQEISRFYEIVGRNIRKHRNIGQLSLQALGDALGLTKKTIQRYETGEIKVDMDRLGEIALALNVELAALLEGTETMLGAEPRETELVQLPVAGKLSFHNDDLHVREVKGYEATPKKWIKDGECFYLQARDDSMSSAGIAEGDLLLIHKQDKVADGEIAVVLINGEPALRRVYCQGDHFILLTDNVKLSPIIREARASYGSENRVVGRVLKSISTH
- a CDS encoding aldo/keto reductase; its protein translation is MSQLKGPFTSGPTLSDGVTMPWLGLGVWQTKDGDEVIHAVKSAIELGYRSIDTASAYKNEEGVGQAIRESGLPREELFITTKVFNSEQGYEQTLKACESSRKKLGLDVIDLYLIHWPVKDKFRETWKALIHLQKEGYVKSIGVSNFQIHHLSSIIDDTGVVPVVNQVEFHPLLTQRELLKYCREQNIQLEAWSPLLQGNLDIPLLQDLAQKYGKTPAQIVLRWDIQQGVITIPKSVHADRIRENAGIFDFTLSDEDVLAIEGLNKNHRYGPDPDNFNF
- a CDS encoding SPFH domain-containing protein; the protein is MELAVIGVILVVVIAFIALTVKIVPQQRVGIVERLGKFHRLLTPGLNILIPIIDHVRTYHDLRIQQTNVPPQTVITKDNVQVQIDTIIFYQVVGPEEATYGISDYVYGVRNISTATMRQIIGKLELDETLSGREKISTEIRLALDEATEKWGVRIERVEVIDIKPPVDIQEAMDKQMKAERNKRAIVLEAEAARQDMILRAEGDKQSKILKAEGDREARIHQAEGLRQAQELEALGQAKAIQSVAEAEKQRIELLKSAGLDEQVLAYQSFEALGEISKGPANKVFLPTDVVRTLGSLGAMADVFKAGKDK
- a CDS encoding cupin domain-containing protein; translation: MAQKELSPFVELLGLEHHVEGGWFKEIWKSSVQIPRELLGEDYSGPRPAASTIYFLLHPGEISEWHTVLSDEHWLWHAGSPLVLSLGGNGERPGDVQEIVLGLDIAAGQQPQALVPAGAWQAARPLGDEPVLVSCVVAPGFHYDDFRLIDKSEG